The Bubalus bubalis isolate 160015118507 breed Murrah chromosome 18, NDDB_SH_1, whole genome shotgun sequence genome contains a region encoding:
- the SELENOW gene encoding selenoprotein W isoform X2 → MAVVVRVVYCGAUGYKPKYLQLKKKLEDEFPSRLDICGEGTPQVTGFFEVFVAGKLVHSKKGGDGYVDTESKFLKLVAAIKAALAQA, encoded by the exons ATGGCGGTCGTCGTCCGAGTAGTTTATTG TGGCGCTTGAGGCTACAAGCCCAAG TATCTTCAGCTCAAGAAGAAGTTAGAAGATGAGTTCCCTAGCCGTCTGGACATC tgCGGCGAGGGGACTCCCCAGGTCACCGGCTTCTTTGAAGTGTTCGTAGCGGGAAAGCTGGTTCACTCCAAGAAG ggaggcgATGGCTACGTGGACACGGAGAGCAAGTTTCTGAAGCTGGTGGCCGCCATCAAAGCCGCTTTGGCTCAGGCCTGA
- the LOC102415392 gene encoding retina and anterior neural fold homeobox protein 2-like yields MQEPESVMRPTRRSAPPKRKRRQRTVYSKEQLEELKEAFLKNEYPSYQDRLRLAARLHLDEHRVQVWFKNRRAQRSRLERRQTQGGYQRAGHEPTDPGAPRTPAPAPESAAAAASPSFPDSPGFYSRPPPPSPAGVLPAPEPGISSHHPVTWVPAQGVHVYGPAAPTPAPAPAPGWPQDPDAPNYCPDPLPVLLPDCVQELFSEPSSPLNSVSPVDEDDLGSQRFTNL; encoded by the exons ATGCAAGAACCCGAGTCCGTCATGA GGCCCACTCGGAGGTCAGCGCCCCCAAAGAGAAAGCGGCGCCAGCGCACGGTGTACAGCAAAGAGCAGTTGGAGGAGCTCAAAGAAGCCTTCCTGAAGAACGAGTACCCGAGTTACCAGGACCGCCTGCGCCTGGCAGCCAGGCTCCACCTGGACGAGCACAGAGTGCAG GTGTGGTTCAAGAACCGCCGGGCCCAGCGCTCCCGTCTGGAGCGACGACAGACCCAGGGAGGATACCAGCGGGCCGGCCATGAGCCCACGGACCCCGGAGCCCCCCGgactcccgcccccgccccggaaTCTGCTGCCGCAGCTGCGAGCCCCAGTTTCCCAGACAGCCCGGGATTCTACAGCCGccctcctccccccagccccgcGGGGGTGCTCCCAGCGCCGGAGCCTGGCATCTCCAGCCACCACCCGGTCACGTGGGTCCCGGCACAGGGCGTCCACGTGTATGGCCCGGCTGCTCCAACGCCGGCCCCGGCTCCGGCCCCGGGCTGGCCTCAGGACCCCGACGCCCCGAACTACTGCCCAGATCCTCTTCCGGTTCTGCTTCCCGACTGTGTCCAGGAGCTCTTTTCCGAACCCTCCTCTCCCTTGAATTCTGTGTCCCCTGTGGACGAGGATGATTTAGGCTCCCAGCGGTTCACGAATTTATAG
- the SELENOW gene encoding selenoprotein W isoform X1, which produces MAVVVRVVYCGAUGYKPKYLQLKKKLEDEFPSRLDICGEGTPQVTGFFEVFVAGKLVHSKKTSNRGPAPLGRRFMTGRTEMSRGRLVLP; this is translated from the exons ATGGCGGTCGTCGTCCGAGTAGTTTATTG TGGCGCTTGAGGCTACAAGCCCAAG TATCTTCAGCTCAAGAAGAAGTTAGAAGATGAGTTCCCTAGCCGTCTGGACATC tgCGGCGAGGGGACTCCCCAGGTCACCGGCTTCTTTGAAGTGTTCGTAGCGGGAAAGCTGGTTCACTCCAAGAAG ACCAGTAACCGTGGCCCAGCCCCTCTCGGCAGACGCTTCATGACAGGAAGGACTGAAATGTCTCGTGGACGCCTGGTCCTTCCCTGA